Proteins encoded in a region of the Athene noctua chromosome 4, bAthNoc1.hap1.1, whole genome shotgun sequence genome:
- the ING2 gene encoding inhibitor of growth protein 2 isoform X2, with protein MCCWRGGMMLAGPQLVAGPAAPGGERARLLSLYVQDYLECVESLPLDIQRNASLLREMDTQCQEALKEIDDVYEKYKSENDPVQKKRLQQHLQRALINSQELGDEKIQIVTQMLELVENRARQMETHSQCFQDLSENEKPLEKAKMESCQPERSSRRPRRQRTSESRDLCHIANGIDDCDDQPPKEKRSKSSKKKKRSKAKQEREVSPVEFAIDPNEPTYCLCNQVSYGEMIGCDNEQCPIEWFHFSCVGLTYKPKGKWYCPKCRGDNEKTMDKCTDKSKKDRRSR; from the exons atgTGCTGCTGGCGCGGAGGGATGATGCTGGCGGGGCCGCAGCTAgtggcggggccggcggcgccgggcggggagcgggcccGGTTGCTCTCGCTCTACGTGCAGGACTACCTGGAGTGCGTGGAGTCGCTGCCGCTGGACATCCAGCGCAACGCCTCGCTGCTGCGGGAGATGGACACGCAGTGCCAAG AAGCATTAAAAGAAATAGATGATGTCTATGAAAAATACAAGTCAGAAAATGATCCTGTTCAGAAGAAACGCTTGCAGCAGCATCTTCAGCGTGCGTTAATCAACAGCCAAGAACTTGGAGATGAAAAAATTCAAATAGTTACTCAGATGCTAGAACTGGTAGAGAATAGAGCCCGGCAAATGGAAACACACTCTCAGTGTTTTCAAGATCTATCTGAGAATGAAAAGCCTCTAGAAAAGGCAAAGATGGAGTCCTGCCAGCCAGAGAGATCTTCACGTAGACCTCGTCGCCAGCGAACCAGCGAAAGCCGTGATCTGTGCCATATAGCAAATGGTATTGATGACTGCGATGATCagccaccaaaagaaaaaaggtctaaatcttccaagaagaaaaaacGCTCCAAAGCCAAACAAGAGAGAGAGGTTTCACCTGTAGAATTTGCAATTGATCCCAATGAACCAACTTACTGCTTATGCAACCAAGTGTCTTATGGTGAAATGATAGGATGTGATAACGAACAGTGTCCTATTGAGTGGTTCCACTTCTCATGTGTTGGACTCACCTACAAACCAAAGGGGAAATGGTATTGCCCCAAGTGCAGAGGAGACAATGAGAAAACAATGGACAAATGTACTGACAAATCAAAAAAGGATAGAAGATCGAGGTAG
- the ING2 gene encoding inhibitor of growth protein 2 isoform X1 — protein MLQQLWSSFLEALKEIDDVYEKYKSENDPVQKKRLQQHLQRALINSQELGDEKIQIVTQMLELVENRARQMETHSQCFQDLSENEKPLEKAKMESCQPERSSRRPRRQRTSESRDLCHIANGIDDCDDQPPKEKRSKSSKKKKRSKAKQEREVSPVEFAIDPNEPTYCLCNQVSYGEMIGCDNEQCPIEWFHFSCVGLTYKPKGKWYCPKCRGDNEKTMDKCTDKSKKDRRSR, from the exons ATGCTCCAGCAGCTATGGTCCTCTTTCTTGG AAGCATTAAAAGAAATAGATGATGTCTATGAAAAATACAAGTCAGAAAATGATCCTGTTCAGAAGAAACGCTTGCAGCAGCATCTTCAGCGTGCGTTAATCAACAGCCAAGAACTTGGAGATGAAAAAATTCAAATAGTTACTCAGATGCTAGAACTGGTAGAGAATAGAGCCCGGCAAATGGAAACACACTCTCAGTGTTTTCAAGATCTATCTGAGAATGAAAAGCCTCTAGAAAAGGCAAAGATGGAGTCCTGCCAGCCAGAGAGATCTTCACGTAGACCTCGTCGCCAGCGAACCAGCGAAAGCCGTGATCTGTGCCATATAGCAAATGGTATTGATGACTGCGATGATCagccaccaaaagaaaaaaggtctaaatcttccaagaagaaaaaacGCTCCAAAGCCAAACAAGAGAGAGAGGTTTCACCTGTAGAATTTGCAATTGATCCCAATGAACCAACTTACTGCTTATGCAACCAAGTGTCTTATGGTGAAATGATAGGATGTGATAACGAACAGTGTCCTATTGAGTGGTTCCACTTCTCATGTGTTGGACTCACCTACAAACCAAAGGGGAAATGGTATTGCCCCAAGTGCAGAGGAGACAATGAGAAAACAATGGACAAATGTACTGACAAATCAAAAAAGGATAGAAGATCGAGGTAG